One window of Oryza brachyantha chromosome 12, ObraRS2, whole genome shotgun sequence genomic DNA carries:
- the LOC102712128 gene encoding uncharacterized protein LOC102712128 produces the protein MATHRLRLRLPPSPSPRLLRPVSLPLPPPPPRPLLASTRPPAPHPPLPSSDPVEANSEAAAALEEEEEGSVASVGAGGYPGGLPAHLRAARAGLGDPAFFLLAFVAVTTSAAFTSMVAVAIPTMLAMRRAANSFTLLADAALEELPSTMAAVRLSGMEISDLTLELSDLSQEIADGVNKSAKVAQAVEAGLGQMRDLARQQAASMIEERANLQTIPNAAKKSSGSSTRQRRQEKGPFTR, from the exons ATGGCGacgcaccgcctccgcctccgccttcctccgtcgccgtccccccgcctcctccgccccgtctccctccccctgccaccgccgcctccgcgccctcTCCTCGCCTCCACCCGCCCTCCGGCGCCTCATCCTCCTCTCCCCAGCTCCGACCCCGTCGAAGCCAacagcgaggcggcggcggcgttggaggaggaggaggaagggtcCGTGGCGAGCGTGGGAGCGGGAGGGTACCCCGGGGGCCTCCCGGCGCATCTCCGGGCGGCCCGCGCGGGGCTGGGCGACCCGGCGTTCTTCCTCCtggccttcgtcgccgtcacg ACGTCGGCGGCGTTCACAAGCATGGTGGCCGTGGCAATCCCTACGATGCTA GCTATGAGGAGAGCTGCAAATTCATTTACTTTGCTCGCTGATGCAGCTCTTGAGGAGTTACCTAGTACAATGGCAGctgtaagactttctggcaTGGAAATTAGTGATCTCACCCTTGAACTTAGTGACTTGAG CCAGGAGATAGCAGATGGTGTGAACAAGTCAGCCAAGGTTGCTCAGGCGGTGGAAGCTGGTCTAGGGCAAATGCGTGATCTGGCGCGGCAGCAGGCAGCAT CAATGATTGAAGAGCGAGCAAACTTGCAAACCATCCCAAATGCAGCTAAGAAGTCAAGTGGTTCTTCTACCCGGCAGCGGCGACAGGAGAAAGGACCATTCACCAGATAA